Proteins from a single region of Aureibacter tunicatorum:
- a CDS encoding tetratricopeptide repeat protein encodes MKKKLIMAAMIFLGFSPLANAQWNWPQGEEEAAKEKNVLYTDYVKQKDFASAEEPMEWLLEKAPNLNKSLYINGAKVYEGLSKKNKENKELRVQYADKAMALYDKRIEFFGQKENVLNRKALASYALYIRDKEKYQFVFNTMKEAFEVNGSKIYDQNLVAYMDISRRLKKHNPEALDDKSVFLIYEQVTSILEEKVKSLTKAGKDTKKLEAKWTKIDELLAGTVKVDCDMIQANLEPKYRENPSDLKMAKFLLKLCIVGKCMDLQVFLDAAAVVNEADPTYGLSKILALKHKQNKNYDEALKFYDQAIALTEDNVKKAEMSLEKASVYSKRGQLSKARSEAMSALQNDPTLKEAYSIIGNLYMNSYESCKKGVNKVEDRAVFIAAYDMYAKAGNSKGMNAAKSQFPSGEEIFTYNMNVGDPLTVGCWINKSVTVRKRD; translated from the coding sequence ATGAAGAAGAAATTGATCATGGCTGCCATGATTTTTCTTGGCTTTTCTCCTCTAGCCAACGCCCAATGGAATTGGCCGCAGGGAGAGGAAGAGGCAGCTAAGGAAAAGAATGTGCTTTATACCGATTATGTGAAGCAAAAGGATTTTGCGTCTGCAGAGGAACCAATGGAATGGTTGTTGGAAAAAGCTCCTAACTTGAACAAGTCATTGTATATCAATGGAGCGAAGGTATATGAAGGCCTTTCAAAAAAGAATAAAGAGAATAAAGAGCTTAGAGTTCAGTATGCAGACAAAGCGATGGCTTTGTATGATAAGAGAATCGAGTTTTTCGGGCAGAAAGAGAATGTGCTAAACAGAAAAGCACTAGCTTCTTACGCTTTGTATATTAGAGACAAAGAGAAATATCAGTTTGTTTTTAATACGATGAAAGAAGCTTTTGAGGTTAATGGCTCAAAGATATATGACCAAAACTTGGTGGCTTACATGGATATCTCTAGAAGATTGAAAAAGCATAACCCTGAAGCATTGGATGACAAGTCTGTATTCTTGATTTATGAGCAAGTGACTAGCATTTTGGAAGAAAAAGTAAAGTCATTGACAAAGGCAGGAAAGGATACAAAGAAATTGGAAGCTAAGTGGACGAAGATAGATGAGTTGTTGGCAGGTACGGTAAAGGTTGACTGCGATATGATTCAGGCTAACTTGGAGCCAAAGTATAGAGAGAATCCTTCTGATCTTAAGATGGCGAAATTCTTATTGAAGCTTTGTATTGTTGGAAAGTGCATGGACTTGCAGGTATTCTTGGATGCCGCAGCGGTAGTGAATGAAGCTGACCCTACTTATGGTTTGTCTAAGATTTTGGCATTGAAGCATAAGCAAAACAAGAATTACGATGAAGCGTTGAAATTCTACGATCAAGCGATTGCTTTGACAGAAGACAATGTGAAAAAAGCGGAAATGAGCTTGGAAAAAGCGTCTGTGTATTCCAAAAGAGGTCAACTTTCGAAGGCTAGATCAGAGGCAATGTCAGCATTGCAAAACGACCCAACTTTGAAAGAAGCTTATTCTATTATTGGAAATCTTTACATGAATTCATATGAGTCATGCAAAAAGGGTGTTAACAAGGTAGAGGACAGAGCGGTATTCATAGCTGCGTATGACATGTATGCCAAAGCTGGGAATTCTAAGGGAATGAATGCGGCTAAGTCTCAGTTCCCTTCAGGAGAAGAGATCTTTACTTACAACATGAACGTAGGTGATCCTTTGACTGTAGGATGCTGGATTAACAAATCTGTGACAGTAAGAAAAAGAGATTAA
- the lptC gene encoding LPS export ABC transporter periplasmic protein LptC, with protein sequence MKKLFLISSMLAIAVLYSCSSKDKDKLPEVYEGPILESTDVDLYYSDSAIVKIYMKTAKMLQYMNQDQEFPDGIYIEQWEKDGTVSSSLKANHCYYEKENNLWKVSGDVVVKGLQNDEQLNTEELYWAPDEKKLYTDKFVRIETDGEVLLGNGLEANQDFSSYVILEPKGTVTLESEDEEEIEKDTTEAK encoded by the coding sequence ATGAAAAAACTGTTTTTGATATCAAGCATGTTGGCTATAGCAGTATTGTATTCTTGTTCATCCAAGGACAAGGATAAGTTGCCTGAAGTTTATGAAGGACCAATACTTGAAAGCACGGATGTGGATTTGTATTATAGTGACTCGGCTATTGTCAAGATTTATATGAAGACAGCGAAAATGCTGCAGTATATGAATCAAGATCAGGAGTTTCCAGATGGGATATACATAGAGCAATGGGAAAAGGATGGGACTGTTTCCAGCTCTTTGAAAGCCAATCATTGCTATTATGAGAAAGAGAATAATCTTTGGAAGGTTTCTGGGGACGTGGTTGTCAAGGGCTTGCAGAATGATGAGCAATTGAATACCGAGGAATTGTATTGGGCTCCTGATGAAAAAAAGCTATACACGGATAAATTTGTTCGTATTGAAACAGACGGCGAGGTTCTTCTTGGCAATGGTCTCGAGGCGAATCAGGATTTTTCGTCATATGTGATATTGGAGCCAAAGGGAACAGTAACTTTAGAGTCAGAGGATGAAGAAGAAATTGAAAAAGACACCACAGAAGCAAAATAA